A genomic region of Barnesiella viscericola DSM 18177 contains the following coding sequences:
- a CDS encoding DUF6132 family protein, translating to MKKWLKRYGLSVLGAVLGAVGGYLYWRYVGCASGTCPITASPWTSTVWGAAIGGLFMSSFKKEKSYE from the coding sequence ATGAAAAAGTGGTTGAAACGATATGGGCTCTCGGTGTTGGGTGCAGTCTTGGGAGCCGTAGGCGGATACCTGTATTGGCGTTATGTAGGCTGTGCCAGCGGCACCTGTCCCATAACCGCATCGCCCTGGACCAGTACGGTGTGGGGTGCCGCGATAGGCGGATTGTTTATGAGTTCATTTAAAAAAGAGAAAAGCTATGAATAA
- a CDS encoding metallophosphoesterase: MKTVQFFSALLLMGAIVSVSSCKPTTDSTSSLPAEVEDNFNFIVANDLGRNGYYDQKIIAEQMGETAGEIGIEFVAAAGDIHHFEGVASVNDPLWNTNYEYIYSHPELMLDWYPVLGNHEYRGNTQAVLDYSGVSRRWCMPARYYDKSFEVGDSSSLKVVFIDTAPLIDKYHKESEESYRDVAAQDMEAQLHWIDSVLNASHETWKIVIGHHPVYAQTPKDEIERENLQQRLDPLLRKYGVDMYIAGHIHNFQHIRVPGSDVDYVVNSSASLSRKVSEIEGTQYCSPEPGFSVVSVSDKDLNLYMLDKTGHVLHTVTRTR, translated from the coding sequence ATGAAAACCGTTCAATTCTTTTCGGCTTTATTGTTGATGGGGGCCATCGTGAGTGTCTCCTCTTGCAAGCCGACGACCGACTCGACCAGCTCGCTTCCCGCCGAGGTCGAAGACAACTTTAACTTTATCGTGGCCAACGACCTGGGTCGCAACGGCTACTACGACCAGAAGATTATTGCCGAGCAGATGGGCGAAACGGCCGGTGAGATTGGCATCGAGTTTGTGGCCGCCGCCGGCGACATACACCACTTCGAGGGGGTAGCCAGTGTGAACGACCCGTTGTGGAATACCAACTACGAGTATATCTATTCGCACCCCGAACTGATGCTCGACTGGTATCCCGTGTTGGGTAACCACGAATACCGGGGCAACACCCAGGCCGTGCTCGACTACTCGGGTGTGAGTCGTCGCTGGTGCATGCCCGCCCGGTATTACGACAAGAGCTTCGAGGTGGGCGACAGCTCGTCGCTCAAAGTCGTGTTCATCGACACGGCTCCGCTCATCGACAAGTACCACAAAGAGTCCGAAGAGTCGTACCGCGATGTAGCCGCACAAGATATGGAGGCTCAGTTGCACTGGATCGACTCGGTGTTGAATGCCTCGCACGAAACCTGGAAGATTGTGATAGGCCACCACCCCGTCTATGCCCAGACCCCGAAAGACGAAATCGAACGCGAGAACCTGCAACAACGGCTCGACCCGCTGTTGCGGAAATATGGTGTCGATATGTACATAGCCGGTCACATTCACAATTTCCAGCACATCAGGGTACCGGGAAGCGATGTTGACTACGTGGTCAACTCGTCGGCCTCGTTGAGCCGCAAGGTCAGCGAAATCGAGGGGACGCAGTATTGCAGCCCCGAGCCGGGATTTTCGGTGGTATCGGTATCCGACAAGGATTTGAATCTCTATATGCTCGACAAGACCGGTCACGTGCTCCATACCGTCACGCGCACCAGATAA
- a CDS encoding MarR family winged helix-turn-helix transcriptional regulator: MESFCKIRDVYRAITEFEAQFEKRYGLGLNEGSLLCALHEVGRLSSGDIAKQLNLSQSNASKVIRAAENKGLIQRSLGDDDKRQMYFSLTPEGERCLTQLHCCDIEVPAVLKQLL; encoded by the coding sequence ATGGAATCATTCTGTAAAATACGCGATGTGTACCGGGCCATCACCGAGTTTGAAGCCCAGTTTGAGAAACGTTACGGCCTCGGGCTCAACGAGGGTTCGCTGTTGTGTGCCCTGCACGAGGTGGGGCGCCTCTCGTCGGGCGACATAGCCAAACAGTTGAATCTCTCCCAGTCCAATGCCTCGAAGGTCATTCGGGCTGCCGAGAACAAAGGGCTGATACAACGCAGCCTGGGCGATGACGACAAGCGGCAGATGTACTTCTCGCTCACCCCCGAGGGAGAGCGTTGCCTCACGCAACTGCACTGTTGCGATATCGAGGTACCTGCCGTGTTGAAACAGCTGTTATGA
- a CDS encoding TolC family protein: MRKMILLLCALTLSGAGAQNNMADILSCIEANNPQLKAGAQMVLSQKAEVSSQNSLADPTFELEHLWGAQNAGDRKYDITVLQSFDFPSLYVQRNRVGNLKRSLYDGQQTLLRQQVLLQAKELCLRIVYLNRCIELSDKRLAAADELARLYRGKLESGDAAILDVNKIEIEQLNVTTANTRLRNELATCLAQLRALNGGEALDVELSALIYPEAVLPASFDELKTQALQADPELQLLRQESLIADKSVALNRSGWLPKFELGYRHAYELGERFNGFAVGVSIPLFANRKKVKMAKAQALAGTFAVNNREQQALAELQSAYDEAVTLKQNHARYDLLTRQNNLGLLQKALATGKISMVEYLVDATQLYEAFDNRLSLEYEYQLRLARLYKFEL, from the coding sequence ATGAGAAAGATGATTCTTCTGCTCTGCGCACTCACGCTGTCGGGTGCTGGAGCTCAAAACAATATGGCCGACATCCTTTCATGCATCGAGGCCAACAACCCCCAGCTGAAAGCCGGGGCCCAGATGGTACTGAGCCAGAAGGCCGAGGTGTCGTCGCAAAATTCGCTAGCCGACCCCACCTTCGAGTTGGAACACCTGTGGGGTGCCCAGAATGCCGGAGACCGCAAGTACGACATTACCGTGTTGCAGTCCTTCGATTTCCCGTCGCTCTATGTGCAGCGCAACCGGGTGGGTAACCTCAAACGCTCGCTCTACGACGGGCAGCAGACCTTGTTGCGGCAGCAGGTATTGTTGCAGGCCAAGGAGTTGTGCCTGCGCATCGTCTACCTGAACCGCTGCATCGAGTTGAGCGACAAGCGGCTGGCTGCGGCCGACGAACTGGCCCGGCTCTACCGGGGCAAACTCGAATCGGGCGATGCCGCCATTCTCGACGTGAACAAAATCGAAATCGAACAGCTCAATGTCACCACCGCCAACACGCGGCTGCGCAACGAACTCGCCACCTGTCTGGCTCAGTTGCGGGCCTTGAACGGCGGCGAGGCGCTTGACGTGGAGCTCTCGGCTCTGATCTATCCCGAGGCAGTGTTGCCCGCCTCGTTCGACGAGTTGAAAACCCAGGCCTTGCAGGCCGACCCCGAGTTGCAGTTGCTGCGGCAGGAGAGCCTTATCGCCGACAAGTCGGTGGCTCTCAACCGTTCGGGCTGGTTGCCCAAGTTTGAATTGGGCTACCGCCATGCCTACGAGTTGGGCGAGCGGTTCAACGGCTTTGCGGTAGGAGTCTCCATACCCCTGTTTGCCAACCGCAAGAAGGTCAAGATGGCCAAGGCTCAGGCGCTGGCCGGGACCTTTGCCGTGAACAATCGCGAACAGCAGGCACTGGCCGAGTTGCAGAGCGCCTATGACGAGGCGGTGACCTTGAAACAGAATCACGCCCGCTACGACCTGTTGACCCGGCAGAACAATCTGGGATTGTTGCAGAAGGCCTTGGCCACCGGGAAAATCTCGATGGTCGAGTATCTTGTCGATGCCACGCAACTCTACGAAGCCTTCGACAACCGGCTCTCGCTCGAGTATGAATACCAGCTGCGACTGGCCCGCCTCTATAAATTTGAATTGTAA
- a CDS encoding RsmD family RNA methyltransferase, with translation MRIISGKYGRRRFDVPTHIKARPTTDFARENLFNVLENLIDFEGIEALDLFAGTGAISFELLSRECARVVCVEIYPTQYNFIRKVQQLLGDHNLTPIKGDVFKFLQNCRQQFDLIFADPPYDLPKLATLPHEVLSCNLLKPGGIFVLEHSKNNDFSSHPLFDQHRSYGSVNFSIFRQPDTAEPAV, from the coding sequence ATGCGAATCATCAGCGGTAAATACGGGCGTCGGCGGTTCGATGTCCCCACCCATATCAAGGCCCGGCCTACGACCGACTTTGCCCGGGAGAATCTTTTCAACGTGCTGGAAAACCTCATCGACTTCGAGGGTATCGAGGCGCTCGACCTCTTTGCCGGTACGGGGGCCATCAGCTTCGAGCTGCTCTCCCGCGAGTGTGCCCGGGTGGTGTGTGTCGAGATTTACCCGACGCAGTACAACTTTATACGCAAGGTGCAACAACTGTTGGGCGACCACAACCTCACCCCCATCAAGGGCGATGTCTTCAAGTTTCTGCAAAACTGCCGCCAACAGTTCGACCTCATCTTTGCCGACCCTCCCTACGACCTGCCCAAGCTGGCGACGCTGCCGCACGAGGTACTGTCGTGCAACCTGCTGAAACCGGGGGGTATCTTCGTGCTCGAACATTCCAAGAACAACGACTTCTCGTCGCACCCGCTCTTTGACCAGCACCGCAGCTACGGAAGTGTGAATTTCTCCATCTTCCGCCAACCCGACACCGCAGAGCCTGCGGTCTGA
- a CDS encoding TonB-dependent receptor: MKKTLLLIFILSQVVAAQAAGLISGTVKEGTEQRTLPGAVLRLDKFNRYTVSDKNGYFEFLNVPDGDYRVEVTYLGYVTAYQEVTVKEGVNSVMDFFLQEDSKVLNEVVVMGDQARGQAKAFNQQKTNRNVTNVISADQVGRFPDSNIGDALKRVPGITMQNDQGEARNIIVRGLASELNSVTLNGNRIPSAEGDNRKVQMDLIPSDMIQTIRVNKTLTPDMDGDAIGGSVDLVTRAASGGQRISLTALGGFNPIRNGATGSGSFVYSNRFAGDRVGVVLSASYMNKTYGSDNIEGVWGKDDADNIFLEEMDIRKYDVQRIRRSISLNTDWKIDANNTIAADLMYNWRDDRENRFRTQFKDVEPVYDETTGAIAGYTGTISRETKGGIDNCRNKNARLEDQRVQSYALTGTHLLSPKFDLDWNLSYAKAQEDRPHERYIEYVQEGISMTQDLADPRKPFISAPGQSESAFLFDKLTEQHDYTDEDEYSAKINARVPLSAIASQKGRLHFGLKARIKSKERNNNFYEYTPVDGLPSLAEMDKATYTQPLTQGDRYIPGSFVSKQWLGNVDLNNPALFEKEADPSEYLVNNYQAKEQIYAGYLRWDQDITPDLTFIVGARIEHTRVDYEGNYVLDEDYDNADLRQVRNSYTNVLPNVTVCYTPLKNMVLRGVFSTALARPNYYALIPFADVKSEDREISAGNSDLKATYSYNADLIGEYYFQSVGIVSAGLFYKNLDNFIYNYLDANYTTDKFAADFPGLPNPIPAGEQWQFLRPLNGDEVHLFGVELAFQRKLDFLPTSFLRNFSVMLNYTYTHSITQGIYNEDGEERTDVSFPGTAPHMFNASLAWENNRFSARVSLNYTGGYLDEVASDAFEDRYYDSQLFLDANASYRIADGLRIFAEANNLTNQPLRYYQGSKQYMAQLEYYKSTFDLGIKWEF, from the coding sequence ATGAAAAAAACATTATTGCTTATTTTCATTTTAAGCCAAGTGGTTGCAGCACAGGCAGCCGGATTGATTTCGGGAACGGTAAAAGAGGGGACCGAACAGCGCACGCTGCCGGGTGCCGTATTGCGGCTGGACAAGTTTAACCGCTATACGGTTTCGGACAAGAACGGTTACTTTGAGTTTTTGAATGTGCCCGACGGAGACTATCGGGTCGAAGTGACCTATTTGGGATACGTGACGGCCTATCAAGAGGTGACGGTCAAGGAGGGTGTCAATTCGGTCATGGACTTTTTCCTGCAAGAGGATTCCAAGGTGCTCAACGAGGTAGTGGTCATGGGCGACCAGGCTCGCGGTCAGGCCAAGGCATTCAACCAGCAGAAGACCAATCGCAATGTGACCAATGTGATTTCGGCCGACCAGGTGGGACGTTTCCCCGACTCCAACATCGGCGATGCCTTGAAACGGGTCCCGGGTATCACCATGCAGAACGACCAGGGCGAGGCGCGCAACATCATTGTGCGGGGACTGGCCTCGGAGTTGAATTCGGTGACCTTGAACGGCAACCGCATTCCCTCGGCCGAGGGCGATAACCGCAAGGTGCAGATGGACCTGATTCCCTCCGACATGATTCAGACCATTCGGGTGAACAAGACCTTGACGCCCGATATGGACGGCGACGCCATCGGCGGTTCGGTCGACCTGGTGACGCGTGCCGCATCGGGTGGTCAGCGCATCTCGCTCACGGCACTGGGCGGGTTCAACCCCATACGCAACGGGGCCACGGGTTCGGGTTCGTTTGTCTACTCCAACCGTTTCGCCGGCGACCGGGTGGGGGTCGTGCTCAGTGCTTCGTACATGAACAAGACCTACGGCTCGGACAACATCGAGGGGGTATGGGGCAAAGACGATGCCGACAACATCTTCCTCGAAGAGATGGACATTCGCAAATACGACGTGCAGCGTATCCGTCGCAGCATATCGCTCAATACCGACTGGAAAATCGATGCCAACAATACGATTGCAGCCGACCTCATGTACAACTGGCGCGACGACCGGGAGAACCGCTTCCGCACCCAGTTCAAGGATGTCGAACCGGTTTACGACGAAACGACCGGGGCGATTGCCGGGTACACGGGTACCATATCGCGCGAGACCAAGGGTGGTATAGACAACTGCCGTAACAAGAATGCCCGCCTCGAAGACCAGCGGGTACAGTCCTATGCCCTCACGGGTACGCACCTGCTGTCGCCCAAGTTCGACCTGGACTGGAACCTCAGCTATGCCAAGGCACAGGAAGACCGGCCTCACGAGCGCTATATCGAGTATGTGCAGGAAGGAATTTCGATGACCCAGGACCTCGCCGATCCGCGCAAGCCTTTCATCTCGGCACCGGGGCAGAGCGAGAGCGCTTTTCTCTTCGACAAGCTCACCGAGCAGCACGACTATACCGACGAGGACGAGTATTCGGCCAAAATCAATGCCCGGGTACCGCTCTCGGCCATCGCTTCGCAGAAGGGCCGTCTGCACTTTGGGTTGAAGGCTCGCATCAAGAGCAAGGAGCGCAACAACAATTTCTATGAATACACTCCCGTCGACGGGCTGCCCTCGCTGGCCGAGATGGACAAGGCCACTTACACCCAACCGCTCACCCAGGGCGACCGCTATATACCGGGTTCGTTCGTGTCGAAACAGTGGCTGGGCAATGTCGACCTCAACAACCCGGCGCTCTTTGAGAAAGAGGCCGACCCTTCGGAATATCTGGTCAACAACTACCAGGCCAAGGAGCAGATTTATGCCGGTTACCTGCGTTGGGACCAGGATATTACTCCCGACCTCACCTTTATCGTGGGGGCCCGTATCGAACACACCCGGGTCGACTACGAGGGTAACTATGTGCTCGACGAGGATTATGACAATGCCGACCTGCGTCAGGTCAGGAACAGCTATACTAACGTATTGCCCAATGTGACTGTTTGCTACACTCCGTTGAAAAATATGGTGCTCAGAGGGGTATTCTCGACAGCGTTGGCCCGTCCCAATTACTACGCGCTGATCCCCTTTGCCGATGTGAAATCGGAGGACCGCGAAATCTCGGCCGGAAATTCCGACTTGAAAGCCACCTACTCCTACAACGCCGACCTCATTGGCGAATATTACTTCCAGTCGGTGGGTATCGTTTCGGCCGGGCTTTTCTACAAGAATCTCGACAACTTCATCTATAACTACCTCGATGCCAACTACACGACCGACAAGTTTGCCGCCGATTTCCCCGGCCTGCCCAATCCCATTCCCGCCGGTGAGCAGTGGCAGTTCCTGCGTCCGTTGAACGGTGACGAGGTGCATCTGTTCGGTGTCGAGCTCGCCTTCCAGCGCAAACTCGATTTCCTGCCCACGAGCTTCCTGCGCAATTTCAGCGTGATGCTCAACTATACCTATACCCACTCGATTACCCAGGGTATCTACAACGAGGACGGCGAGGAGCGCACCGATGTCAGCTTCCCCGGCACCGCACCGCACATGTTCAACGCCTCGCTGGCCTGGGAGAACAATCGTTTCTCGGCGCGTGTTTCTTTAAACTACACGGGCGGATATCTCGACGAGGTGGCCAGCGATGCCTTTGAAGACCGCTACTACGACAGCCAGCTCTTCCTCGACGCCAACGCTTCGTATCGCATTGCCGACGGATTGCGCATCTTTGCCGAGGCCAACAACCTCACCAACCAGCCGTTGCGCTACTATCAGGGCTCCAAGCAATACATGGCGCAGCTCGAATATTACAAGTCGACCTTCGACCTGGGTATCAAATGGGAGTTCTAA
- a CDS encoding DUF3822 family protein, whose amino-acid sequence MEPIPALNQLMKESHKYILTMYADGSYLHILLQHTEQRGTIVADRLPIRPTQASLEEAVFSQPILTRAFEKVFFIADSTRYTFIPNAFASAEDNPRYFNFCFPDSDGTAVSAELPHTGAQILFDVDTERLSFVRRTFDRPVVLHRLAPMCEYFYRKSRLAYNAKLYVHWGSGSIDLFAFNQQGFLLANSFAIHHVNDGIYYILNVWKQLGFNATDDELSLSGDHRELRQHIIPLLRKHLAFITLTKFPSTPPTGDESLPLPLRLITAYL is encoded by the coding sequence ATGGAACCGATACCGGCACTGAACCAGTTGATGAAAGAGAGTCACAAATACATCTTGACGATGTATGCCGACGGTTCGTATCTGCATATCTTGTTGCAGCACACCGAGCAGCGGGGCACGATTGTAGCCGACCGGCTGCCCATACGGCCCACGCAGGCGTCGCTCGAAGAGGCGGTCTTCTCCCAGCCCATCTTGACCCGGGCTTTCGAGAAGGTCTTCTTCATTGCCGACTCCACCCGCTATACCTTTATCCCCAACGCCTTTGCCTCGGCCGAGGACAATCCGCGCTACTTCAACTTCTGTTTCCCCGACAGCGACGGCACAGCTGTTTCGGCCGAGTTGCCCCACACGGGAGCGCAGATACTCTTCGACGTGGATACCGAGCGACTCTCGTTCGTTCGCCGCACCTTCGACCGTCCCGTTGTACTGCACCGGCTGGCCCCGATGTGCGAATATTTCTACCGGAAGAGCCGCCTGGCCTACAACGCCAAACTCTACGTGCACTGGGGCAGCGGGTCGATCGACCTCTTCGCCTTCAACCAACAGGGGTTCCTGCTGGCCAACAGCTTTGCCATTCACCACGTGAACGACGGGATATACTACATTCTGAACGTGTGGAAACAACTGGGATTCAACGCTACCGACGACGAGCTGTCGCTCTCGGGCGACCATCGGGAACTGCGCCAACACATCATTCCGCTGCTGCGCAAGCATCTGGCCTTCATTACTCTCACCAAATTCCCTTCCACGCCTCCTACCGGCGACGAGAGTCTGCCCCTGCCGCTGCGGCTCATCACGGCCTATCTGTAA
- the trxA gene encoding thioredoxin yields MNKRLMIWAVSLVSLLFAACETKAKTNDNQSKNDNKMKTIELTKADFLTKVMDYEANPQEWKYLGDKPAIIDFYASWCGPCKMVAPILEELAEEYDGQIYIYKVNTEKEQELAAMFGIRSIPSILFIPMGEQPQMAMGAMPKSSFKEAIDKVLLKKEK; encoded by the coding sequence ATGAATAAACGACTGATGATTTGGGCGGTGAGCCTGGTTTCGCTCCTGTTTGCCGCCTGTGAGACAAAAGCGAAAACAAACGATAATCAAAGTAAAAACGACAATAAGATGAAAACAATTGAATTGACCAAAGCCGACTTCCTGACCAAAGTGATGGATTACGAAGCCAATCCCCAAGAGTGGAAATACCTGGGCGACAAGCCTGCCATTATCGATTTCTATGCCTCGTGGTGCGGTCCCTGCAAGATGGTGGCCCCCATACTCGAAGAGTTGGCCGAGGAGTATGACGGACAAATCTATATCTACAAGGTAAACACCGAGAAGGAGCAGGAGTTGGCCGCCATGTTCGGGATACGCAGCATTCCCTCGATACTCTTTATCCCCATGGGCGAGCAGCCGCAGATGGCCATGGGAGCCATGCCCAAGAGCTCGTTCAAGGAGGCTATCGACAAGGTGCTGTTGAAAAAAGAGAAATAA
- a CDS encoding ATP-dependent DNA helicase: MITDLLVQQIESCLPYEPNRQQRELLERLAAFVLDERDDTLFLLRGYAGTGKTSLVGALVKALTQLQSKVVLLAPTGRAAKVFARYAGHPAYTIHRRIYRQKSYSPDMEGFLVGENLAKHTLFIVDEASMIANASGDGAVYGTGRLLDDLVEYVYSGEHCRLILLGDTAQLPPVGQERSPALDAGVLQGYGLAVQEYELREVARQAAESGILTNATRLREEMEQVPLPMPRLRVQGYPDVEALSGEYLVERISDSYDRVGLDETIVITRSNKRANIFNQGIRNQILYREEELTAGDLLLVAKNNYFWSKEYKEIDFIANGDVARVVRVMKRTEMYGFRFADVLLHFPDLEVEMEAKILLDTLSSDSPALTREQQESLLAQVMADYYDITTRREKFKRLKSDPWFNALQVKYAYGVTCHKAQGGQWKHVYIDMGYIQQGAALSLDFYRWLYTAFTRATEKIWLVNVSGEFLEQPL, translated from the coding sequence ATGATTACCGACCTGCTTGTCCAACAGATAGAGAGCTGTTTGCCCTACGAACCCAACCGTCAGCAGCGTGAACTGCTAGAACGGTTGGCCGCCTTCGTGCTCGACGAGCGCGACGACACCCTCTTCCTGTTGCGGGGCTATGCCGGTACGGGAAAGACCTCGCTGGTGGGAGCCCTGGTCAAGGCGCTCACCCAGTTGCAGAGCAAAGTGGTGCTGCTGGCACCCACGGGTCGGGCCGCCAAGGTCTTTGCCCGCTATGCCGGTCACCCCGCCTATACGATACACCGCCGCATCTATCGGCAGAAGAGCTATTCGCCCGACATGGAGGGCTTTCTCGTGGGCGAGAATCTGGCCAAACACACCCTCTTTATCGTCGATGAGGCCTCGATGATTGCCAACGCTTCGGGCGACGGAGCCGTCTACGGCACCGGCCGGTTGCTCGACGACCTGGTGGAGTATGTCTACTCGGGCGAACATTGCCGGCTTATCCTGCTGGGCGATACGGCCCAGCTGCCGCCGGTAGGGCAGGAGCGGAGTCCGGCACTCGATGCCGGGGTGTTGCAGGGGTATGGCCTCGCCGTGCAGGAGTATGAACTGCGCGAGGTGGCCCGGCAGGCCGCCGAGTCGGGAATCCTCACCAACGCCACCCGTTTGCGCGAAGAGATGGAGCAGGTACCCCTGCCGATGCCTCGCCTGCGGGTGCAGGGTTATCCCGACGTCGAAGCCCTCAGCGGGGAGTATCTGGTCGAGCGCATCTCCGACTCCTACGACCGGGTGGGGCTCGACGAGACCATCGTGATTACCCGCTCCAACAAGCGGGCCAATATCTTCAACCAGGGCATTCGCAACCAGATTCTCTATCGCGAGGAGGAGCTCACCGCGGGCGACCTGTTGCTGGTGGCCAAGAACAACTACTTTTGGAGCAAGGAGTACAAGGAGATCGATTTCATTGCCAACGGCGACGTGGCCCGGGTGGTGCGGGTGATGAAACGTACCGAGATGTATGGCTTCCGCTTTGCCGACGTGTTGCTCCATTTCCCCGATTTGGAGGTCGAGATGGAGGCCAAGATTCTGCTCGACACGCTGTCGAGCGACTCCCCGGCGCTCACCCGGGAGCAACAGGAGTCGCTCCTGGCACAGGTCATGGCCGACTACTACGACATCACCACACGGCGCGAGAAGTTCAAGCGGTTAAAGAGCGACCCGTGGTTCAACGCCCTGCAAGTGAAATATGCCTACGGGGTCACCTGCCACAAGGCGCAGGGTGGCCAGTGGAAGCACGTCTATATCGATATGGGATACATTCAACAGGGGGCGGCTCTCTCGCTCGACTTTTACCGCTGGCTCTATACCGCGTTCACCCGGGCCACCGAAAAGATATGGCTGGTCAACGTGAGCGGCGAATTTCTGGAACAACCTTTATAG
- a CDS encoding helix-turn-helix domain-containing protein codes for MILNTLFIESLSNFAHGISSAFFIYFGLNLVFFRNSNRPLQVLGYLFCLWAVQNVKDLFLYVDSVSESTYYSSLLLSFDMWAVPFCALFLLEILYPGFFSLKRVVQFESPLCLFTLVYALTGRSFFYKMSIVYTALFCLVVVLFIVSKVRQYNRYMRENYSYTERVNVRWLMNSMIILALCLLLWLYTCTNISHLGDLVYYVTSTLLWAVVLYFSLRQEWIAEVEESDTEVEQVPLEMEPSRNGASPMGQKLEAYIRERELFLNPKLSLPDLATEMGTNRSYLSNCLNNELGVTFYDYINGFRIEKAKGILEDPAFDGCIEEVALLSGFNSVSTFRRSFQKRYGCSPSQYRKGEVGK; via the coding sequence ATGATTCTGAATACGTTGTTTATCGAAAGCCTGTCCAATTTTGCGCACGGCATATCGTCGGCGTTTTTCATCTATTTTGGTCTCAATCTGGTTTTCTTCCGCAATTCCAACCGCCCGTTGCAGGTGTTGGGCTATCTGTTCTGCCTGTGGGCCGTGCAAAATGTCAAGGACCTTTTTCTGTATGTCGATTCCGTCAGCGAGTCGACCTATTATTCCTCCCTGTTGCTGTCGTTCGACATGTGGGCGGTCCCCTTCTGTGCCCTCTTCCTGTTGGAGATTCTCTATCCCGGTTTTTTCAGTCTGAAGCGGGTGGTGCAGTTCGAGTCTCCGTTGTGCCTGTTCACGCTGGTCTATGCCCTTACGGGACGGTCGTTCTTTTATAAAATGAGCATAGTCTATACGGCTCTGTTCTGTCTGGTTGTGGTGTTGTTTATCGTGTCGAAGGTGAGGCAATATAACCGTTACATGCGGGAGAACTACTCCTATACCGAGAGGGTGAATGTGCGCTGGCTCATGAACAGCATGATTATCTTGGCCCTTTGTCTCCTTCTCTGGCTCTATACCTGTACCAATATCAGCCATTTGGGCGATCTTGTCTATTACGTGACCTCGACCCTCTTGTGGGCGGTAGTGCTCTATTTCAGTTTGAGGCAGGAGTGGATTGCAGAGGTGGAGGAGAGTGATACCGAGGTGGAGCAAGTCCCCTTGGAGATGGAGCCTTCTCGCAATGGCGCCTCGCCGATGGGCCAGAAACTTGAAGCCTATATCCGGGAACGGGAACTCTTTCTCAATCCCAAACTTTCGTTGCCCGACTTGGCTACCGAGATGGGGACCAACCGCAGTTACCTCTCCAACTGTTTGAACAACGAGTTAGGGGTAACCTTCTATGACTATATCAACGGGTTCCGGATCGAAAAGGCAAAGGGCATTCTCGAAGACCCTGCTTTCGACGGCTGTATCGAAGAGGTGGCTCTGCTCAGCGGATTCAATTCGGTCTCCACATTCCGCCGCTCGTTCCAGAAGCGATACGGTTGCAGCCCCTCGCAATATCGCAAGGGCGAAGTAGGGAAATAG
- a CDS encoding 4Fe-4S binding protein, which translates to MPLVVDKNRCPQNHRCPLIALCPRQAISQVGFGLPQIDAEKCIGCGKCVRSCFKQAVCEVE; encoded by the coding sequence ATGCCCCTTGTAGTCGATAAGAACCGTTGTCCGCAGAACCACCGTTGCCCCCTCATTGCCCTCTGTCCCCGGCAGGCCATCAGCCAGGTCGGGTTTGGCTTGCCTCAAATCGATGCCGAGAAGTGCATAGGCTGTGGCAAATGTGTGCGTTCCTGTTTCAAGCAAGCGGTATGTGAAGTGGAGTAA